In the genome of Afipia felis ATCC 53690, the window GGCCTTGATGTAAAATTCGGAGAGGGCGCCGGCTCCCCTGCCGCGTTGGGTGCACTCATTCAGGGCCAGGAAGACGTTGTTGTCCTACCTGCAATCTTTGCAATTTCGGCAATTCAAAAGGGCATGCCGATCAAGATCGTAGCGCTGTATCAGCCCGCGGCTCCCAGCGTCATTCTCTCGCACGCGAATAACCCAATTAATGTGCCGAAGGATCTCGAAGGCAAAACTATTGCGGCTCCGGTCGGAGAACTAGGCACGACCTATCTCGGCATCTTCTGCGAAAAGAACAATATCGACTGCTCGAAGATCAAAAAGATTCAGATCGATATTCAGGCACGCGTCGCTCAATTCCTGGGCAACCGGATCGACGCGATTGCTGCTTACAGGACGAATGATCTGCCCATTATTGAAACCAAGGCGAACGCGAAACTCGTCGTGTTGGACCAAGTTCAGTATGGCCTGGCTGTTCCCGGATTGGCCGTGGTGACAAGCAATAGTAAAATTACGCAGCGTGGCGATGCGTTGAAGCGGTTTCTCAAAGCAACGTCGGCCGCAATCGAAGCGACCAGAAAAGACCCCACTGCAGCCACTTCGGCTCTAAAAGCAGCATGGCCCTCAGCTCCGAGCGATGCAATCGTTCAGACGCAGATTGAGGAAACGTCCAAATCAATTCCGGCGGCCACCGACCGACCGCTCGGTTGGACCCGCACACAGTCTATCGAGGACGCCCTTAAGCTGCTCGAAAGCACGGAAAGCAGCAGCGCGAGAAAGAACCTCTCGGACTACTATACCAACGACTTTCTGAAGTAGTGATGGTTCACCACATTCACGCCGCTCCGATCAACTTTCCGGTGCGGCGTGAATGACAATTCGGGGCACGATGCGACGATCGGCACCCACCACGTGAGAGCAGCCAGCGAGTTGAAGCAACCCGCCCCGGATCAATTCTCACAGCAGCATGAAAAGAGTCGCACGTTCTCAGCTTTCCGACTCGACGAACACTTCATCACGCTTCCTGCTCAACACTGGCAGCAACGCCAGCCCCAGCAAGACCACGGCAAGCCCCATCAACACTGCCGACAGCGGCCGCGTGACAAACACCGACCAGTCACCACGTGAGATCAGCAGTGCGCGACGCAGGTTTTCTTCCATCAACGGACCGAGCACCATGCCAAGCAGGAGCGGTGCCGGCTCAAAGTCATGCTTCACCAGCCAGTAGCCGACAAGACCAAACACGCCAGCCAGCACAACGTCCATCGGAGCATTGTTGACCGAATAAATTCCGATCGCACAGAAGATCACGATCGAGGGGAAGAGTAGCCGATACGGCACCCGCAGCAGGCGCACCCAGATTCCGACCATTGGGAGGTTGATAATGAGCAGCATCAGATTGCCGATCCACATCGATGCGATCATGCCCCAGACGAGGTCCGGCTGCTTCTGCATCACCTGCGGGCCCGGCACGATGCCGTGAATAGTCATCGCACCGACCATCAACGCCATCACGGCATTCGGCGGAATGCCCAGCGTCAGCAGCGGAATGAACGAAGTCTGCGCTGCGGCATTGTTGGCGCTTTCAGGTGCTGCCACGCCGACGATTGAACCGCGCCCGAACATCTGAGGCTTTTTCGAAATTTTCTTCTCGAAAGTATAGGCCGCGAACGAAGCGATCACCGCACCGCCGCCCGGCAGAATGCCGAGGATGGACCCCAGTATCGTGCCGCGCAGGATAGCCGGGCTTGCCTCCTTGAGGTCTTTCTTGGTCGGCATCAATCCGGAGATTTTCTGCTGCACCAGCTCACGATCCATCGATGCGCCATGGTCGAGGTTGCGGATGATCTCAGCAAAACCGAACACGCCCATGGCGACCGTCGCAAAGCCAAGACCGTCAGCCAGTTCAGGAATGTCGAATGCCATGCGCGATGCGCCGGTTTCGATATCTGCGCCGACCATCGACAGGAGAACGCCAAGGACGATCATCGCCAGCGCCTTGAGCAGCGAGCCCTTCGCAAGCACTACGGCGAACACGAGGCCGAGCATCATCAGCGAAAAATATTCCGCAGGCCCGAACACAAGCGCGAGCTTGGTGAGCGGCATGCCCAGCAAGGCAATCAGGACAGTGGCGACACAGCCAGCAAAGAACGAACCGATAGCAGCGATGGCGAGAGCCGGGCCGGCCCTGCCCTGCTTCGCCATCTGGAAGCCGTCCAGCGCGGTGACGACCGAGCCCGCCTCGCCCGGAATGTTGACCAGGATCGAGGTGGTCGATCCGCCATACTGGGCGCCGTAGTAAATGCCAGCCAGCATGATCAGCGCGCCGACCGGCGGCAATCCGAACGTGATCGGCAGCAGCATCGCCACCGTGGCGATCGTGCCTACGCCGGGCAGTACACCGACCAAGGTGCCGACCAACGCACCAACCAGACAAAGCATAAGGTTAGTTGCAGAAAATGCGACACCGAACCCCAGTGCGAGGTGTGCGATAACTTCACTCATCGGAGCCTCACCGCAGAATGTTGGGATACAGATCGAGCGGCAGCCCGAGCGCATATGGGAAGAGAAGGCTGCAGCCAAGTGTCAGCAGACTTCCAACGATAAGCGTTTCCTTCCACTTCATTTCGGGTGTGCCGTACGACGCCATGACGAAGCTCAACATCGACGAGACTACAAGACCCAACGGCCGGATCGTGACTGCAAACGACAGGATCGCAACGGTAACAAAGAACAGCCCGCGCAGTCCGAAGCGCTGAAGCGGTTCGCCCTTGACAAAAAGGCCGGTGACCACAATGCCGGCCCCCATCAGCAAAAGGAGCACGGCGAATAAGCGCGGCGCCGTGCCGGGGCCGAACGCAAATCCTCGCATGCCCGGCAAATTGCTTGACGCCCACAGAGCGAACAGCGCAATGCCCATCAGGACGAGGCCACCGTAGAAATCCTGCGGCCCCTTGATACGGCGCGCAGACGCGGACGGGTCGGCGGCGCGGCCTGGCGCTTCAATCATTAATGTTCTCCCCAGCCTCAGAGGGCATTTAGCCCGTTGTTATTTGTAACAGCCCCGTCGATACGTTGACGATTCGCAACGAACACGCATGCCCTGCGAACAGTTTCCACGTTCGAACCGAAGCGGCACCAAGCACCGCTTCGGCTGGATTTCTACTTCGTGGGTGCCGTTTCCAGAGCGACTGGTTATGACGACCCCCAAGTGACACTATTCGACTTTGATACCGGCAGTGTTGACGATATTTGTCCAGGCCGTAACCTGTTCTCCCAGCGCGTCATCGAAGTCCTTGACCGAGCCGCTCTTCACTTCCATTCCCAGCTTTGCCACGCTGGCCCGGACCTCATCAGACTTAAGTCCGTCATTCACTGCGTGATTAAGCTTCTCGACGATTTCTGCAGGCGTTCCGGCCGGCGCCAGAAGTCCGAACAAGATTTCCGTCGGGAAACCTTCAAGTCCGAGCTCCTTTAGCGTCGGTATTTCCGGCAACTCCGGCCAGCGTGCTGCACTGGTCACGGCAAGTGCCCTCAACTGGTCATCCTTGATGAGATTTAGCAGCGTCGACTTGTTATTGAAGACAACTTCGATATGGCCGCCAAGTGCGTCGCTGATTGCCGGAGAGCCGCCCTTATACGGAATGAAGAGAAGGTCCGTTCCGGTTTTGATCTTGACGAATTCGCCGACAATATGGGTGTAGATTCCAGGAGGAGCTCCGAACTGCAGCTTTCCCGGATTTTTCCGTGCGTAGTCTACGAACTCAGGGAACGTTTTAGCCGGCAGGCGTGGCGTGATGACCATTGCCATCGAGTCCGTGCAGATGGTCGCGACAGGCGCAAAGGACTTGATCGGATCAAATCCGGGATTCTTGTAAAGCGCGCCCACGAGGGCATTCACGTTCGTTCCACCCAGCAACAGCGTGTAACCGTCCGGAGCAGCATGCGCCACGGCTTTCGCACCGATACGACCACCCGCGCCGCCGACATTCTCCACCACGACGGTTCCGCCTATGCGGGTAGACAGAGCTTGCGCGATCAATCGAGCCGCAACGTCGGTCGGTCCACCTGCGGGGAACGGCACGACGATCTTGATCGGCTTCTCGGGATATTTATCGGCGAATGCAGCTTGGGTCGAAAGCGGCACAAAGGCGAGCGCTCCCAACAACGCGCATTTAAGCACTGTCGCTGGCTTCGATAACGGTACAGCGATACGTTTCGTCGCAAACAAACGCCCCAAAAATCCCTGCATAGTTGTTTCCCCTGATTGGTTATATCGTTTCTTAAAATGGGAAGCCGTGTACGGCTTCCGGCATGTTTTTGCGCTTTCCGCGCTTTTCGTAAAAATCATCGCGAGCAGCGATGGCAGCTTATGCGTCAGGTTGATTTTCTGGCGTGCTCGGCAGAGACAGGGTGCGTCTCGCTGGTCTCCACCATCGTTCGTGTTGCGTCGACGGATGCGTACACCCAGAAAATCTTCAGGGGCTTGTCTTTCGCTGCATTGCGAAAGCGATGCGGCATGTTTCTTGGAATCCAGGAAACATCCCTCGCCCGAACGGGGTGCACATCCTCACCGATCTCAGCAAATCCTTCACCCTCGAGCACGAGAACAGTTTCCTCGCAATTATGAAAATGCCACGGGATCGCCGAGCCGGGCCCAATCATGGTCATCCCGGTGAGCATCTGATCCGACCCAGTCGAGCGCGTCACCAGCGGAATGGTGCGATTGCCCCCACCACGGTCCACGCTCGGCAGTTCATCGGGCCTCAAAATTGCGGCTTGCAGCGCGCCCTTTTCGGAAGTGACGGTCATCAACGATCCTTTCGGCGCGGCCGGCAGAACCAGCCTCGCTCAAGTCATTCTATGGTTAGGTAGAGGAAACGACCACTGATGGAGCAATCATACAAATATTAATTCACGATCATTTCCCATATCATTTCAGCATGACAATCGGCCCCGACCGTCATGCCTATTCCTTCTGGCCGGGCATACAGCTTCGGCATTTCAAAGGTCACTCAAGGAGCATTATGAGCATGTCGTAAGACAGGAGCGATGCGGTGACCCAACGAGAACGCGAACCCGATATGCCCATTCGGCTGAAGCGCATGGACTTTTTCCCGGTCGCCATTCCCCTGAAGCGGCCGATGAAAATGTCCGGCACCACCGTCGCCTTCGCGGAAAACCTGTTCGTTCGCGTTGAAAGCGACGATGGGACGGTCGGCTGGGGAGAGGCAGCATCGGCGCCGACGATGACCGGCGAGACGCTCGGCGGGATGATCGCCGCAGCGAAAATGATCTGGGAGCAGATCAAGGATTGCGACTTGCGATTCCGGGCGTCGTTGATCGCGCAAATTCACAGTGCGGTTTATGGAAATTCCAGCGCCAAATCGGCGGTCGAGATGTCCGTCCTCGATCTACTGGGCAGATCCTACGATATCAGCATCGGCGAGTTGCTCGGTGGCCGGTATCGCACGTTCCTGGAGCCGATGTGGATGCTTGGCCATACGAAACCCGAGGACGACATCAGAGAGGCCAAAGAACAAAGCGACCACGGCTATCGCTTCTTCAAGCTGAAGGTCGGCACTAAATCTCTTGAAGGTGACATCGCCGCGATACTTGGCGTGCGCGAAGCTATCGGCAAATCCAAAAAGCTCTGTGCCGACGCGAATGGCGGCCTTTCATATCAGGCAGCCAAGTCTCTCATCCACGAAACGGCGGCCGCGCAGTTGATCTATCTGGAGCAACCACTCCCCGACACTGCGATCACGGATCTCGCAAAACTCAATCAGATGAATATCACTCCGATTGGAGTGGACGAGAGTATTCACTCACGACACGATATCGAAAAATATTCTGCGTGCGACGCAGCGGCTGGCATTTCACTCAAGCTGATAAAGATCGGCGGACTTATCGAGAGCATGGCTTGCGCCAAGCGAGCCAGTGAGCTCGGCCTGTCAATCAATATCGCCGCCAAAGTCGCCGAAACCAGCCTTGCGTCAGCGGCTGCAGCGCACGCCGCTGCGGCCATCGAGAGTTTCGAGTGGGGAATCAGCCTCACGCACATTTATCTGGAGTGTGATCCGGTCAAAAATCCGATGGCGATCGAAAATGGTCTGGTGACCGTGCCACACGGGCCGGGTCTCGGCATCGACATCGATGAGACCGTATTACGCCGATACTCCGTTTCCGGATCTATTTGACCTTGGACGGCGCTCTAAACATCCGCTGCTTGTCCTGGGTGGCGACGATATTCATCAACAGTCCCTTGACGATCTCCGACGCGTTCGAAAGTCGCCGCGTTCTTGAGTATGCAATTGCAAGCCGCCGGAAAAGACCGCTCGGTCCGATGGAGTGCAGACTGATCTGACCGGTCTTAGCTTCATCGTGGAGAATCGATCTCGGCAGCACCGTGGTGCCAATACCCTGCCGCACCATCAGGCGTATCGTCTCAATGGAATTGAGTTCAAGCAAAGCGGTGACGAGCGGACCTTTGTGTCCCAGAAGATTATCAAGGATCGTGCGAATTCCGTGCGATAAAATGAGCGGCGTCTTCGCCAGCTCGGCGATGGGGATAGCCCCTTTTGGTCTGCTGCCCCGCGCAGTCGCGAACACCATCTCTTCGCTCACCAGATGCTCGATGAAGAGCCGTCGGGTTGGAGGAGGCTCAGTCACCAGCGCAAGATCGAGACGGCCAGCGTCGAGCCAGTCGATCAGTGGCTGGCTGTAGCCTTCGTCGATCTTCAGATTGATCCGCGGGTAATCGGATTGGAGGCTTGAGACGAGCTTCGGTGCAATGAGCGGGCAAATTGTAGGGACAACACCAAGAGTCGTGTTGCCACCGGGATTTCCCGCGGACCCTCGCACATCATCCTTGGCGCGTTGCACATTGCGAAGAATCGATTTGGCATGCTCGTAGAGTTCGCGTCCCTGATCCGTCATTCGGATGCCCCGGCTTTCCCGAATGAACAGCTGGGCTCCGAGTTCTTCCTCCAGTTGACGAACATGCCGGCTTAGCGCGGGTTGCGCGACGTTCAGATGCTGCGCCGCGCGGGTGATGCTGCCGATTTCTGCGATACCGACAAAATAATGGAGAGCGCGGAAATCCACTCCAGACCACCTCAGTTTCAGCATGACCAGCCATGCCGAAATTGTATTTAACATCAATCTCCGATCAGGAATAGGTCTGTCATATCATCCGTCGAAGACGACGGCGCGATATTTATCTTCAGGAGCCCTTACATGATCATGCTGAATCCCGTCGAGCGCCTTGTTGCCGAAATCCATTATCAGTTGCCGGACAAATGGAGAAAGAAGGCGCGCACGGAGTGGTCCGATCCCAATCGCGCCAATGCCGAGGTGGACAGCTTTCTCGAGGGCCCCTCGTTCGACCGCGATGGCAATCTCTATTTTGTCGACATTCCATATGGACGCATTTTCAAGCTCGCCCCCAACGGGAATTGCGATCTCGTCTGCCAGTATGACGGCTGGCCGAACGGGCTGAAGATTCACAAGGACGGTCGCATCTTCATTTGCGACTACAAGCGGGGGTTGATCTTGCTCGACGAAAAGCGAGGCGTTGTCGAGCCGCTGCTTGCAACACGCAACAGCGAAGCATGGAAGGGACTGAACGATCTCGTCTTCGATGCCAACGGCGCCTGCTATTTCACTGATCAGGGGCAAACCGGCATCCACGATCCCACCGGCCGTGTGTATCGCCTGGATGCGAACGGCAAGCTCGATCTGTTGCTGAGCAACATCCCGAGCCCCAATGGGCTTGCATTGAACATGAAGGAAAACCGTCTATTCCTCTCGGTCACCCGGCAGAACGCAGTCTGGCGTTGCCCGATCATGACTGACGGGACCATGTCGAAGGTTGGCACCTATCTCCAACTCTCAGGTGGCCATGGCGGCCCGGATGGCATGGCTCTGGACGAAGAAGATGCCGTGATTGTTTGCCAGCTCGGTGTCGGCGTGTGGCGGTTCGACTCTGACGGTATGCCAACGCACCTCATCACCGGTCGCGTCGGGCACCATCTCACCAATGTCGCGTATGGCGGAAAAGACAACAAGACGTTGTTCATCACCGAGGCCGATACAGGCACGATCCTCAAGGTCGAAATGCCCGTTGCCGGTAAAACGCTGTATTCCCACCACTAGTTATCCAGCCAACATGAAAGCGGAGATGGGGCGTTACCTCATCTCCGCCATTTTATTCTCGAGGCTTGAACCATGATTGTATCCGTAAATCCCTACACCCGCGAAGAGATCGCACGGTTCGAGCCGCATGACGACGCGCATATCGATGCGGCTTTGTCTGAGACGGAGAATGCGCAGCGCTCATGGCGCAGAAGCACGATGGCCGAGCGCGCGAAGCTGCTCACCACCATTGCCGGTGTGTTGCGCCAGGGGAAAAATGAATATGCAAAGCTAATCTCGGCCGAGATGGGCAAGCCAATCAAGGAAGCCCTGTCGGAGGTCGAAAAATGCGCCCTCAATTGCGATTTCTATGCGCAGAATGGTGAAAGGTTCCTGGCGGACAAACCAGTCGAGACCAACGCAGCCGACAGCCGCGTCGTATTCGATCCCCTGGGCGTGGTCCTCGCGATCATGCCGTGGAATTATCCGTTCTGGCAGTATTTCCGCTTCGCCGCTCCGGCGTTCATGGCCGGCAATGCCGCGGTCCTCAAGCATGCCAACAATGTCCCGCTATGTGCCCAGGCAATCGCCGAGATCGTGGCCAAGGCCGGCGCGCCGAAGGGATTGCATCAGACACTGTTTATTGAAAACTCAAGGGTCGAGAAGCTGATTAATGACCGGCGCATTGCAGCTGTTACCCTGACCGGCTCCACCCAGGTTGGCGCCATCGTAGCGTCTCAAGCTGGAAGAGCGCTGAAGAAGCAGGTTCTTGAACTTGGTGGTTCGGACCCCTTCATCGTACTGGCCGACGCCGATATCGAGGCCGCGGCACGCATGGCGGTGCCCGCGCGCTTCATCAACGCGGGTCAGAGCTGCGTCAACTCCAAGCGGTTCATCGTAGAGGATCGCATCGCAGACGCCTTCACCGAGGCCTTTCTGGCGAATGTCGTCAAACTCAAGATTGGAGATCCGATGTCGTCGGATACCGACATTGGCCCTCTGGCGCGCGCAGATCTGCGCGACACATTGCACGCACAGGTCCAGCGCACGGTTGCGGCAGGGGCAAAACTTCTCACGGGAGGTGAGGCCTTCGAAGAAGCGGGTTTTGCCTATAAGCCAACGGTTCTGGATCATGTGACGAAGGACATGACCGCATTCCGGGAGGAAACCTTCGGTCCGGTTGCGGCAATCACCCGCGTCAAGTCCGCGGAAGACGCGATCATGCTAGCGAATGATACCGAGTTTGGGTTGGGCGCAACGCTTTGGTCGCAGGACCTTGCCAAAGCCGCCATTTATGCACGGCAGATCGATGCTGGCGCCGTCTTCATCAACGGCATGGTTGCCTCTGATCCACGCCTGCCCTTCGGAGGGATCAAACGATCCGGTTATGGCCGCGAGCTCGGCTCAGTTGGCATCCGTGAATTTACTAACATCAAGACGGTGTGGACGGGACCGGGACGCTAGCTGTCGCGCCAAGGCGACGGCAGTCGGTGTGCGTGGGCTTGGAAATTGCTCCTCATCCAGTTGATAGCGACAAGCAGACAGTAAGAAGAGCCAGCTGCTTGTTGGAGAAAAGCTGCGCGAAAGGCGTAGGAGATCCGCTAAACTCTTGAGACTGTTGCGCCATTTAGAATAAAACTACGAACTTTATGCAGTTAGAATTACATCACAACTTCAGCTGCAACTATAACTACCGCCGACCGGATTGACAGCTGCCGTCGTTCGTTCCCTGCGTCAAGCATCTCTGATTGACTGCAACGGTGCTCTCCGGATTCCACCCGCCTCCAAGCGCCTGAAACAGGCTGCTTGCAGCCATGAATTTGGTCAGCCGCACCTGTGCCAATGTATCTTCGGCCGTGAAAAGGGTCTGCTCCGTCTGCAGCACAGTGATCAGGTTGACAGTCCCGCCACGCAACTGTGTTTCAGAAACATCAAACGCCTGGCGCGAGGCAGCCACGACGTCCATCTGAAGCCGTTCCTGCCGTATCGTCTGCTGCAGGGCGACGAGCGCTTTCTCGACGTCGGCGAATGCTGAAAGCACCGCCTTGCGATAGGCCTGCAGATACTGCAACTGCACACCCCTCGCCTGCTGGAGCTGACTCTGCAACAGAAAGCCATCGAAAATCGGCTGGGTCAGGCTTGCCGCAAGGGTGTAATACCATGCACCGGGCCCGAACAATGCTGCGAGAGCCATGCTTTGGAAGCCCGTCTGGCCCGTGAGTTGAATTTGCGGGAAAAACGCGGCACGAGCGGCCTCGACGCTGAAGTTCGAAGATGCCAGTTGCGCCTCGGCCTGGCGGATGTCCGGCCTTTGGTACAGCAACTCCGAAGGCAGGCCGGGGGTCACACGCGGCACGGCAATCTGCAGCAGGCCGCCGCCGCGGACCTTAAAATCGGCAGGAGCACGGGCTACCAGTACAGCCAGCGCGGCGATGTTCTGCTGCCGTGTCACTTCCAATGGAGGAATGGACGCTCGCACCGTCGCAACCAGAGCTTCCTGCTGCGACACTTCGAGTTGCGATGCCGTGCCACCCGCGAATTGTTGCTTGATGAGCCCGAGAATACGGTTTGCTGCCGCGAGGTTGTTGCGCGCGACGCGCAGACGATCCTGCGCGGCCAGAATCTGGAAATAGGTGTTGGCAACCGTCACCACCGTCGTAAGGCCGACAACGTCGCGATTATATCGTGCAACCGTAGCGTTCTCCTCGGCCGCGAAAAGGGTCGCTCGGTTTTTGCCCCAGAAGTCGATCATGTAGCTCGCGGTCAGCCCAACATTGTATTGGGAAAACTGCGTCGGTCCTGATGAGACCCCACCGATCGACGACGCTGGCTGACGCACGCGCTCCGCCGTCGCCGTTCCGGAGATCGACGGCAACAACGGGGCACCCGCAACGCCCACTTGCGCATCGGCCTGAATGATCTGCGCAACTGCAACTGCAATATCCAGATTGACGGTCTGGGCAGTCTCGATCAGGCCGGTCAACTCGTTGGACTTGAACCCGCGCCACCAATCCAGCGCAGGGACGGCCGCATCGGCAGGTCCACGGGCCGCTTCAAGATACTTGGCTGGAATCGGAAGGTTCGGGTCCGGCCGCTCAGTGTTGAGGATACAACCGGTGAGGCCGGGGACCAGCAGCAAAACGGCGACGCCAAAAGCCCTGCGCGTGTCGCGATGTGTCCGCGCGGCAGACGACTTCAGTTCGGCACCAGGCATGAAAACCCCAATAAA includes:
- a CDS encoding ABC transporter substrate-binding protein, whose translation is MMKFRCWIATAVIGFLLTAATIVPGFAAEAFNVRFSYKFKGEYGFLLLGQAKGLYADAGLDVKFGEGAGSPAALGALIQGQEDVVVLPAIFAISAIQKGMPIKIVALYQPAAPSVILSHANNPINVPKDLEGKTIAAPVGELGTTYLGIFCEKNNIDCSKIKKIQIDIQARVAQFLGNRIDAIAAYRTNDLPIIETKANAKLVVLDQVQYGLAVPGLAVVTSNSKITQRGDALKRFLKATSAAIEATRKDPTAATSALKAAWPSAPSDAIVQTQIEETSKSIPAATDRPLGWTRTQSIEDALKLLESTESSSARKNLSDYYTNDFLK
- a CDS encoding tripartite tricarboxylate transporter permease — its product is MSEVIAHLALGFGVAFSATNLMLCLVGALVGTLVGVLPGVGTIATVAMLLPITFGLPPVGALIMLAGIYYGAQYGGSTTSILVNIPGEAGSVVTALDGFQMAKQGRAGPALAIAAIGSFFAGCVATVLIALLGMPLTKLALVFGPAEYFSLMMLGLVFAVVLAKGSLLKALAMIVLGVLLSMVGADIETGASRMAFDIPELADGLGFATVAMGVFGFAEIIRNLDHGASMDRELVQQKISGLMPTKKDLKEASPAILRGTILGSILGILPGGGAVIASFAAYTFEKKISKKPQMFGRGSIVGVAAPESANNAAAQTSFIPLLTLGIPPNAVMALMVGAMTIHGIVPGPQVMQKQPDLVWGMIASMWIGNLMLLIINLPMVGIWVRLLRVPYRLLFPSIVIFCAIGIYSVNNAPMDVVLAGVFGLVGYWLVKHDFEPAPLLLGMVLGPLMEENLRRALLISRGDWSVFVTRPLSAVLMGLAVVLLGLALLPVLSRKRDEVFVESES
- a CDS encoding tripartite tricarboxylate transporter TctB family protein, with amino-acid sequence MIEAPGRAADPSASARRIKGPQDFYGGLVLMGIALFALWASSNLPGMRGFAFGPGTAPRLFAVLLLLMGAGIVVTGLFVKGEPLQRFGLRGLFFVTVAILSFAVTIRPLGLVVSSMLSFVMASYGTPEMKWKETLIVGSLLTLGCSLLFPYALGLPLDLYPNILR
- a CDS encoding Bug family tripartite tricarboxylate transporter substrate binding protein, whose product is MQGFLGRLFATKRIAVPLSKPATVLKCALLGALAFVPLSTQAAFADKYPEKPIKIVVPFPAGGPTDVAARLIAQALSTRIGGTVVVENVGGAGGRIGAKAVAHAAPDGYTLLLGGTNVNALVGALYKNPGFDPIKSFAPVATICTDSMAMVITPRLPAKTFPEFVDYARKNPGKLQFGAPPGIYTHIVGEFVKIKTGTDLLFIPYKGGSPAISDALGGHIEVVFNNKSTLLNLIKDDQLRALAVTSAARWPELPEIPTLKELGLEGFPTEILFGLLAPAGTPAEIVEKLNHAVNDGLKSDEVRASVAKLGMEVKSGSVKDFDDALGEQVTAWTNIVNTAGIKVE
- a CDS encoding cupin domain-containing protein, which translates into the protein MTVTSEKGALQAAILRPDELPSVDRGGGNRTIPLVTRSTGSDQMLTGMTMIGPGSAIPWHFHNCEETVLVLEGEGFAEIGEDVHPVRARDVSWIPRNMPHRFRNAAKDKPLKIFWVYASVDATRTMVETSETHPVSAEHARKST
- a CDS encoding mandelate racemase/muconate lactonizing enzyme family protein, whose translation is MDFFPVAIPLKRPMKMSGTTVAFAENLFVRVESDDGTVGWGEAASAPTMTGETLGGMIAAAKMIWEQIKDCDLRFRASLIAQIHSAVYGNSSAKSAVEMSVLDLLGRSYDISIGELLGGRYRTFLEPMWMLGHTKPEDDIREAKEQSDHGYRFFKLKVGTKSLEGDIAAILGVREAIGKSKKLCADANGGLSYQAAKSLIHETAAAQLIYLEQPLPDTAITDLAKLNQMNITPIGVDESIHSRHDIEKYSACDAAAGISLKLIKIGGLIESMACAKRASELGLSINIAAKVAETSLASAAAAHAAAAIESFEWGISLTHIYLECDPVKNPMAIENGLVTVPHGPGLGIDIDETVLRRYSVSGSI
- a CDS encoding LysR family transcriptional regulator, with product MLNTISAWLVMLKLRWSGVDFRALHYFVGIAEIGSITRAAQHLNVAQPALSRHVRQLEEELGAQLFIRESRGIRMTDQGRELYEHAKSILRNVQRAKDDVRGSAGNPGGNTTLGVVPTICPLIAPKLVSSLQSDYPRINLKIDEGYSQPLIDWLDAGRLDLALVTEPPPTRRLFIEHLVSEEMVFATARGSRPKGAIPIAELAKTPLILSHGIRTILDNLLGHKGPLVTALLELNSIETIRLMVRQGIGTTVLPRSILHDEAKTGQISLHSIGPSGLFRRLAIAYSRTRRLSNASEIVKGLLMNIVATQDKQRMFRAPSKVK
- a CDS encoding SMP-30/gluconolactonase/LRE family protein; this translates as MIMLNPVERLVAEIHYQLPDKWRKKARTEWSDPNRANAEVDSFLEGPSFDRDGNLYFVDIPYGRIFKLAPNGNCDLVCQYDGWPNGLKIHKDGRIFICDYKRGLILLDEKRGVVEPLLATRNSEAWKGLNDLVFDANGACYFTDQGQTGIHDPTGRVYRLDANGKLDLLLSNIPSPNGLALNMKENRLFLSVTRQNAVWRCPIMTDGTMSKVGTYLQLSGGHGGPDGMALDEEDAVIVCQLGVGVWRFDSDGMPTHLITGRVGHHLTNVAYGGKDNKTLFITEADTGTILKVEMPVAGKTLYSHH
- a CDS encoding NAD-dependent succinate-semialdehyde dehydrogenase translates to MIVSVNPYTREEIARFEPHDDAHIDAALSETENAQRSWRRSTMAERAKLLTTIAGVLRQGKNEYAKLISAEMGKPIKEALSEVEKCALNCDFYAQNGERFLADKPVETNAADSRVVFDPLGVVLAIMPWNYPFWQYFRFAAPAFMAGNAAVLKHANNVPLCAQAIAEIVAKAGAPKGLHQTLFIENSRVEKLINDRRIAAVTLTGSTQVGAIVASQAGRALKKQVLELGGSDPFIVLADADIEAAARMAVPARFINAGQSCVNSKRFIVEDRIADAFTEAFLANVVKLKIGDPMSSDTDIGPLARADLRDTLHAQVQRTVAAGAKLLTGGEAFEEAGFAYKPTVLDHVTKDMTAFREETFGPVAAITRVKSAEDAIMLANDTEFGLGATLWSQDLAKAAIYARQIDAGAVFINGMVASDPRLPFGGIKRSGYGRELGSVGIREFTNIKTVWTGPGR
- a CDS encoding efflux transporter outer membrane subunit yields the protein MPGAELKSSAARTHRDTRRAFGVAVLLLVPGLTGCILNTERPDPNLPIPAKYLEAARGPADAAVPALDWWRGFKSNELTGLIETAQTVNLDIAVAVAQIIQADAQVGVAGAPLLPSISGTATAERVRQPASSIGGVSSGPTQFSQYNVGLTASYMIDFWGKNRATLFAAEENATVARYNRDVVGLTTVVTVANTYFQILAAQDRLRVARNNLAAANRILGLIKQQFAGGTASQLEVSQQEALVATVRASIPPLEVTRQQNIAALAVLVARAPADFKVRGGGLLQIAVPRVTPGLPSELLYQRPDIRQAEAQLASSNFSVEAARAAFFPQIQLTGQTGFQSMALAALFGPGAWYYTLAASLTQPIFDGFLLQSQLQQARGVQLQYLQAYRKAVLSAFADVEKALVALQQTIRQERLQMDVVAASRQAFDVSETQLRGGTVNLITVLQTEQTLFTAEDTLAQVRLTKFMAASSLFQALGGGWNPESTVAVNQRCLTQGTNDGSCQSGRR